The DNA segment GTCGTTAACGCGCAGGAAGTAGAAGAGCGCGGCGGCGAAGTCCGTACCCGCACCCGCGTAACCCGTGCATGGCGCGAAGACGGTATGTGGATGGTCGAAGCCGAAGATATCGACACCGGCAAAACCTTCACCTGGCGCGCTAAAGGTCTGGTGAACGCCACTGGCCCGTGGGTAAAACATTTCTTCGACGACGGCCTGAAACTGAAATCGCCGTACGGTATTCGCCTGATTAAAGGCAGTCACATTGTGGTGCCACGCGCGCACAATCAGCCGCAGGCGTACATTTTGCAGAACGAAGATCACCGTATTGTGTTTGTGATCCCGTGGCTGGATGAATTCTCAATTATCGGCACCACCGATGTGGAATATCACGGCGATCCGAAAGACGTTAAAATTGATGATAAGGAGATCGGCTATCTGCTGAAAGTGTATAACGATCACTTCAAGAAACAGCTGACCACCGAAGACATCGTTTGGACTTACTCCGGCGTACGTCCGCTGTGCGATGACGAATCCGATTCACCGCAGGCGGTCACCCGCGATTACACGCTCGACGTTCATGATCTGGACGGCAAGGCGCCGCTGCTTTCCGTTTTCGGTGGCAAGCTGACGACTTACCGTAAACTGGCGGAACACGCGCTGGAAAAACTCGGCAAGTATTATCCGAAGGCCGGTCCGGCGTGGACCAAAACGGCCGTCCTGCCCGGCGGGAAGTTGAATGGCGATCGCGATACCTACAGCGCCAATCTGCGCAGCCGTTTCAAATGGTTGCCGGAATCGCTGGCGCGCCGCTATGCCCGCACTTACGGCAGCCAGACCGAACTTTTCCTGTCTGATGCCACCAGCATTGAATCGCTGGGTGAAGATTTCGGTCACGGATTCTACGAGGCGGAACTGCGGTATCTGGTGGAAAAAGAGTGGGTAAGTGAACTCGATGATGCGATCTGGCGTCGAACTAAACTCGGCATGTGGCTCGATAAAGCTCAGCAACAGCGGGTCGCCGAGTGGCTGCAAACGCATAAACAGCAGAAGAGACATTTGTCACTGGCGTCATAGTTACGCCTGCGTCTGAAACCTGCGAATCCCTGGCCTTGCGCCGGGGATTTTTTTATCCGCGTTCTGAGCTCAAATACTCCCGCCCGGCGAAATCGTAAATCCGACATCCACCATGCGCGGGACGACGTTTTCGCCGCGCAGTCTGGCCAGCAGGCGTTCGGCGGAGATCTGCCCCATTCTTTCGCGCGGCGTCAGGACGCTGGCGAGCGGCGGCTCCATCGCCTGCCCCATGTTGTGGCCGTGGAAACCGGCAATCGCCATCTGGGACGGAATACGCAGCCCCTGACGCTGGCATTCGAAGAATGCGCCCGCCGCGAGGTCATCGTTGGTACAGAAAATACTGTCGATTTGCGGCCAGTCTATTTGCGCCTGACGCAATAATTCCGCGCCCGCACTGTAGCTCGACGAACGGCTGGTCATCACGCTGTACGGCTCAAGGCCGGATTCACGCATCGCCTGCTCGTAACCCTGCTGTTTGATTATCGTACGTTCATCCTGGCGGGCGCCGAAATAGACCACGTGACGGTGCCCGCGCGCGATGATTTGCTGAGTCATCTGCCGTGCGGCTTCGAAGTTATTGAACCCGACCGCCAGATCAACGCATGGTGAGACGCAGTCCATCATCTCCACCACCGGAATACCGGCGACTTCGATCATTTTCAGCGTACGCGCGGTGTGATGGCGTTCGGACAAAATCAGCCCGTCGATATTGTAGGAAAGCAGCGACGTCAGCCGCTGCTCTTCGCGTTCCTGACTGTAGCCGTAGTGCGCCAGCATGGTCTGGTAGCCGTGAATATCGGTGACGCTTTCGATACCGCGCAGCACTTCGGCAAACACCTGATTGGTCAGCGAGGGCAGCAATACGCCGATGGCGCGGCTTTTGGCGTTGGAGAGGATATCCGGGGCGCGGTTGGGGATGTATCCCAGCTCATCGAGCGCGGCCGAAATCTTTTCCTGCAACGCGCCGGAAACCTGTTCGGGATTGCGCAAATACCGGCTGACCGTCATTTTCGTGACGCCCACTTTATCGGCAACATCCTGGAGTACGGGTCTTTTTTTCTTCATGACAGTCAATGAGATGCGGCCGGTGAAAGAGTGAGGGATCAGGAGGTTATGTTAGCAAACATTCGCGCAGGCGGGTATCCGTTGCTGCGCGACATGCGAGGTGGATCAGGCCGGTAAGCAGAGCTGGCCGCGCACCGGTTCGCCAGTATTCGCGGAGAACTGTCCGGCCAGCAGCGCCATTGCCCGTTGCGCCAGCGTTTCCAGCGGGTAGGCGATCGCCGGTACCGCCGACGCGCCCGGCGGCAGCGTGCTGTCGAGACTGAAGACCATCACCGCCTGCGGCACCGCGCGTCCGAGCAGGGCGAGCTGGCGCAATGCGTCCTGCGCGGTGGCATCGTCGGGCACCAGCAGCGCATTGAACGGCACATTCTGCGCCAGCAGTTGCGTCAGCGCCTGTTCGCCGCTGTGCACCAGCCGTCGATCGTAAGGCAGTAAAAACTTCTCCAGCGCCAGATGATAACCCTGAAGGATTTGCCCCGCCGCTTCGCTGTGTTCGACGTTAATCAGCGCAATCTGCCTGCGCCCCTGCTGTAACACGTACTGGCAGGCCGTTTCGGTCGCGAAGCTGCGGTCAAAATGAATACTGCGTGCGGACTCCGCGTCCAGACAATCAATAGTGATGACGTTATCAGGCAGCGAGGGAAGGGCAAAGCGCGCGCCGATCACAATCATCGCGTCACACAGGCCGCGGCCAATCTCATCCACGGAATGCGAGAGGCTGGCGGCGTCGGTAGCAAATCTGAGAAGTAAATATTTTTGATTCAGCCGCAGTTCTTTTTCCAGCGCATGCAGGTAGCCGGTGCTCTGGTTGATGTTTTCCGCCGCGCAAATCACACCGATGCAGCCGGTAGACTGTGTCGAGAGAGACTGCGCGATCATGCTCGGTTTGTATTGCAGCGTTTCCACCGCCTGCATCACGGCCAGGCGGCTCTCCTCTTTTACTCCGCGGCTGCCACTCAGGACACGGGAAACCGTCGCTTTCGACACGTTAGCCAGCCGCGAAACGTCGTTAATGTTTGCCATGTCGTTCCTTGTTTAACCGCGTTATCTGTTAGTCGAAACCGTGTTCGGCAGCGATTTTTGCAAACCATTCACCGCTCTTTTTCACCGTGCGTTTTTGCGTATCGAGATCCAGCTGCACAAAACCGTAGCGGTTTTTGTACGCATTCATCCACGACCAGCAATCGATAAACGTCCACATATGATATCCGAGACAGCCGCTGCCTTCTTGCAACGCGCGATGCAACCATTTGAGATGTCCGCTGACGAACTCAATGCGGTAATCATCGTCGATCCGCCCGTCCTTCTCAAAACGCAGCTCATGTTCCACGCCCATGCCGTTTTCAGAAATGAAACAGCGCGGATTGCCGTAGTTTTCGCGCAAATTAGTCAGAATATCGTAGATACCCTGCTCGTAGATCTCCCAGCCACGGTGCGGGTTCATCTTTCGCCCCGGCATGACGTAGTTGTCAAAGAACCATTCCGGCATGAACGGACTTTCCGGATTGACCATACTGTCGCGACACTGAATGCGGCGTGGCTGGTAATAGTTGATACCGAGCAAATCGACCACGCCCTGTTGCAACAACGCTTTGTCACCATCCTGACAGGCCGGAAGCTGATCGTGCTTTTTCAGCAGATCCACCAGTTCCTGCGGATATTCACCGCGCAACGCCGGATCGAGGAAACTGCGGTTAAACATCAAATCGGCAATATTCGCAGCCTTGAGATCCGCAGGATTTTGCGAGCGCGGGTAAGACGGCGTGAGGTTAAGGATAATACCGATTTCACCGCCCTGCTGACGGGCGCGGTAGGCTTTCACCGCCAGCGAATGCGCCAGCATGGTGTGATAGGCCACGGTCGCCGCCCGTTTGAAATCCACCACGTTCGGATAGTGGAAATCATACAGATAACCGCCCTCCACCGGCACGACCGGCTCGTTGAAGGTAAACCAGTGCTTCACGCGGTCGCCGAACAGCTTAAAACAAGTATCAGCGTATTTTTCATAGGCGTGAACCACCTCGCGGTTTTCCCAGCCACCGATTTCCTGCATCGCCATCGGCATGTCGAAATGGAACAGATTGATAAACGGCTGCACGCCCTGCGCCAGCATTTCATCGATCACCTGATTGTAGAAGGTGACCGCTTCCGGGTTCACGTCGCCGCGCCCGTTGGGAATGAGGCGCGCCCAGGAAATCGAGGTGCGGAAGGTGTTGTGGTTCAGCTGCTTGAGCAGCGCGATATCCTCGCGCCAGTTTTTATAAAACGTCGATGTGTCCTGCGGGCCGACGTCGCCGTGAAAACGCGTCGGTTGCTGTGAATACCAGTGATCCCAGACAGTAGCGCTTTTGCCGTGGCTGAGGGTTTCCCCTTCAGTTTGCGGCGCTGAGCTGGCACTGCCCCACCAGAATTCTTTTGGAAATTGATATTTCATCGTCATCCTCGCTGTCCGTTAGCTTTTAGCTGTTTGCTGGCACGGCGTTACCCGCCGTTTGTGTGGTGGCCTTTTCCGCTTCCTGTTTCAGCAACGTACGTTCGTAGGCTTTCAGGAACGGGTAATACATAACTGCCGATAACACCATACAGAAAAGACACATAATTACCGGGCTGAACGCCCAATTTGCAGCCCATGACGCACCAATAGGCGCTGGCGTCGTCCAGGGCGTGAGCGACACGACCTGCGCGACCCAGCCGAGTTTGGTGGCGGTATAAGCGAAGACGGCGTTGAGCATCGGTACCAGTGTAAAGGGCAGGAAAAACACCGGATTCATGATAATCGGCGTACCGAAAAGGATCGGTTCATTGATATTAAAGAAGCTCGGTACCACGCCCATTTTGCCGATGGTACGCAGGTGCACGGCCTTACTGCACAGCAATAAAATTGCCAGCGGCAGGGTCGAGCCGACGCCGCCAATCAGCAAATAGTGATCCCAGAAACCTTGCAAATAGATATGCGGCAGCGGTGTGCCAGCCTGTAACGCGGTCTGGTTCAGTGCCAGATTGGTCATCCAGAACGGGTTCATGATGCCGGTGACAATCAGCGCGCCGTGGATCCCGGCGAACCACAGAACCTGACAGATAAATACCGAAATCAAAATCGCAGGCAGGGAATCCGATGCGGATACCAGCGGCGCCAGCAGATGCATAATGGCTTCGGGGATAATCATGCCGGTGGTGGACTGAATAAACAGATTCAGCGGATGCAGCGTGGCAACAATCACAATCACCGGAATGAGGATTTCAAACGAGCGCGCCACGCCGGTCGGGACTTCTTTCGGCAGGCGGATGGTGATGTTGCGGCGTTTGAGCAGTGCATACACTTCGGCGGCGTAAATGGCGGTGAGAATGGCGGTAAAAATGCCTTCACCGGAGAAATACTGCGTGGAAATTTGTTTGTCATGATATGGCGCAGCGACCAGCAGAAACGCCATAAACGCCAGCAAACCGGTCATGATTGGGTCGAGTTTGTAATGCTTGCCGAGGCTGGCACCGATCCCCACCGAGATAAAAAAAGTCATGACGCCCATGCTCAGATACCACGGCAGCATCAGCTGTTCACGGTATTTCAGCGACAGATCCAGCCAGCCGCGCGCAAAGCCGTAGGTTGTATCCGGCGAAAAAGGCGGGAAGATAAACACCAGCATGAATGAGCCGATGATCATAAACGGCAGCGCAGCGATAAAGCCGTCGCGGATCGCAATCACATGCCGTTGCTGGCCGACGCTGCCGGCCAGTGGTGTGATGTGCTTTTCAATGACGTTGACCATCGCCTGATAGAGGCCACTCATACGCGGCTTCCTTCCTGCGCGATCAGCCCGTAAGCGAAGTCGAGTACGTTATCGCCGCGCTGCATACCGTAATCCATCATGTTGATAGTTTCGACCGGGATATGGAATTCTGCCGCTCTTTTGGATAAATCAGCCTGCATGTAACGCACCTGCGGCCCGAGCAACACCACCTGATAATCGCGGAATTTCTCGTCAAATTCGCTGGCTCCGAAGGCCTCGATCTGGACTTCCTCACCGCGCTCTGCGGCAACTTCTTTCATTTTTCGAACTAACAAACTGGTCGACATACCCGCCGAACAACAAAGCATGATTTTTTTCATTTTGCTTTACTCCCAGATAATGAATGTTCTGCCCGTTTTGTGTTGCTGACCGTATTTGAGTCTCTTTGGAAACCGGTTTCCATAATTGAAATACCGGAATGCGAGCGTGCTCATAAAATCGGGACTGGTTCGCACCAGGCTGTGAAAAGCGTCACGAAGTTAAATAAATTGTCAGCAACTTTTAAAGGGAAGGACTATGACACCATCGCGTCTTTTGGTTTTTTTTAGCGAAAACGGACGCGAAATCAGCCCTGTTCTGGCTACCCTAAAAAACCTCACACCGGCCTGTGAGCCGCGTGCTGCCTGACATTTATCTCTCTGATGCAGTGTGATTAGCCTTGTGCAAATAACGACCTATATTACCCGCCTTACTTACTCATCTCAGGGCACAGGTAGAGACACTCATGGCAATTTCAGGCAGGACCAAAACCCTTGCGGCCTTTGCGCTGCTGTTTTTACTTGGACGAATAACAAGCTTCGCCTTGCATGAAAGTGCCGCAACGGCAGCTGACCCGGCGCCTGCGCAAAATGCGTACGTAACCGCGCCGTACCTGAATCGGGAATATGGTTTTAAAACGGTGGGAACTTACCTCGAACGGGAGAGTAATGCGCCGAAAAACCGCGAAAACGGCACCTGGGGTTTGCTCAGCGGCAGTCATAATGCGGATACCTACGATACCGCCCATCACGCCTCGAATATCTGGTTCGCGCAGATCGGTAAAGATCTTTATCAGGAAGAACGATCGGGCGGCGGGCAACGTCGTGCCGGGGTGATCGCCACGCTCGGCAATCAGACCACCGACACCAAAGACAGCGCGCTGCGAATGGTCGGGCAGGTGCTCAGCACGGGGAATATTTCGACAGCGTCTCTGGGGATAGGTGGATATTACAGCGCAACCACGTCACGTGGCGCTTACCTGAACATCGTCAATCAGAACACGTTTTATCGCGAAGACTTATCCACCCGCCTGAATGCCAAGCCGAACGGGTATGGTTCGACGATTTCCGTTGAGGTTGGTAAGCCTTTCAGGCTCGGCGAAAACTGGGCAATCGAACCGCAGGCGCAGTTTATCACCCAGCATTTGCACATGGATTCGTTCGATACCGATAACAGTCACGTGAAAGCGATCCGCCAGAACAGCGGTCAGGTACGTGGCGGCCTGCGCCTGTTCCGTCAGGCACAGCGGGATATCCGCACGCTGACGCCCTATTTTCATATCGACATGGTGAGCAACGTCGGGGATAAATCGGCGGTGACGGTGAACACGGTGGAAATCGAGCCACCGGCGACGGAGCGCTGGCTACAGGATGGTATTGGGCTGACGGCGAATCTGTCAAAGCGCGTGGCGTTTTTCAGCGATATCACGCATTACCGCAATTTAAGCCTGCCGGGCATGGGGTATGAGGGGCAACTGGGGATTAACGTCAGCTTCAGATAGCCGACGTAAAAAAGGCGACCGGAGCCGCCTTTCGCTTTTACACTATTTTCAGAACTGTTTTCAGACCGGTGGCAGGTCAAACAGCAGGATTTCACTGTCTTCATCAGCATGTACGGACAGCGCCGTTTCATCCCAAATTGCCAGCGCATCGCTCGGCCCGGCTTTCTGGCCGTTGATCGACACGGTGCCTTTCACCACCTGGATCCACACGCGACGTTCTGCCTGAATCTGATACACAGACTGTTCGTCTTTTTTCAGCGCCCAGCGGGACAGTTCCATATCCTGGAACACTTTCAGCGAACCTTCACGGGCATCCGGTGAAAGCACCAGCTGGCGGCCTTGTGGTGCGTCGAACATACGTTGTTCGTAACGCGGTTCCAGACCTTTTTTGTCAGGAATGATCCAGATCTGATACAGGTGCAATTTACGGTCTTTATTACCGTTGTACTCGGAGTGCGTCACGCCGGTCCCGGCACTCATGATCTGGAATTCACCCGCCTGTATCTGCTCTTTGTTGCCCATGCTGTCCTGATGTTCCACGGTGCCTTCGAGCACGTAGGTCAGGATTTCCATGTCTTTGTGCGGATGTTTACCAAACCCTTGCCCTTCGTCGATGAAGTCTTCATTGATAACCCGCAGCGCGGAGAAACCCATGAAGTTCGCATCGTAGTAATCGGCGAAAGAAAACGTGTGCCAGCTTTCCAGCCAACCGTGACTTGCGTGACCGCGTTCTTGTGCTTTGCGTAAGTAGATCATGTTCAACTCTCCTCAATGTTTTCTCTAGTCTAGTCAACGGCTGGGAATAAGAAAGCGTAAAAATCTCACTCCTCTGTTCAAAAAATATGAACAAACGCAGATAGCTAAATTCAAAGGAATTGTTGATATTTTAAGAGCACACAACCGCGTTATGTGACCGGGGTGAACGCACGCAGCCAACGCACTGCCAGCCCGAGGTATGACGAAAAAAGGACAAAAAAAAGCCAGCACCCGGCTGGCTAAATAATACTGGAAGCAATGTGAGCAATGTCGTGCATTCATGGGGACCCGTTTGACCTTGGTGTGAGGCCATCCCCGGAACGCATGGCAATAATAATCATTATCATTCGCACTTGTAAAGCATTATTTTTAATCACACGCAGGATTGACACTTTTTCAATTCCTGATAAATCTAGAGGATATTCAAACAGTAACCACAACAAAAGGAGTGTCGCTATGAGCGAAATCGTTATCCGCCACGCAGAAACTACGGACGCAGAAGCCCTTCAACATCTCTACGCTCAGGTTCCTGTGTACAGCGACACCCTGCAACTCCCGTATCCCCCTGCAGCCCTGTGGGAAGGTCGTCTGGCCAATCCGTCACCGAACCGCTTCGCGCTGGTAGCCTGCATTGATGGCAAACTGGTGGGCAATCTGACGCTGATGATTGAAGAACCCTGGCGACGCCGCCATGTGGCAACGTTCGGCATCGGCGTGGATACCGGCTTTCAGGGAAGAGGCGTGGGCGGCAAACTTGTCGCGGCAGCACTGGAGCTGTGCGACAAATGGTTGCAGATAAAACGCGTCGAGCTGACGGTATATGCTGATAACGAGGCGGCGATCGCGCTATATAAAAAGTTTGGTTTCAGCGTTGAGGGGCTCAGCCCATGCTATGCACTGCGTAACGGCGAATACGTCGACACACTGCACATGGGCCGTATCCGTTCCAACTAATCCGTTCTGACAGAAGCGCTGGTTTCCTGCGGGGTTTTGCTTAACAGCAGCCGCAGAACCAGCGCCATGGCGATAAGCACCAGCAACGCTGAGCCGAGATAAATCGCATCAATTCCCGCCTGCGCCATCAGAATGCCCGCCAGAGGCCCGGTCACACCGAGCGATAAATCCAGAAATGCCGAATAGGTCGCCAGCGCACTGCCCTGATTTTCTTGCGGCAATTTTTTGACGGCCACCACGCCGAGCGCCGGAAACACCAGCGAGAAGCCCGCGCCGGTCAGGAACGCGCCGCCCATCGCCACCGCAGACGTCGGGGCGAAAAACACCATAATCAGCCCGACGATTTCCACGCAGAAGCACACCAGCGAGACGCGCAGCCCGCCGAAGCGATTGATGCAGTTGGGGAATAGCAGTCGCATACCGACAAAGGCCGCACTGAAGAAGGTCAGGGAAAACGCCGCGCCAGACCAGCCTTTGGCGTCATAAAACAGCGTGATAAAGGTGGCGATCACCCCGAAACCGGTAGACGCGAGGCCAAGCGTCAGCCCGTAAGGCAGCACTTTGCCGAGCACCTGACGAAACGGGATCTGCGGCGCGGCTTTACCCGCGACCGGTGTTTTACGCCACGCCGCCAGCAACGCTGTCAGCGCCACCGCAATGATGCACACTGAAAGCAGCGTCAGTCCGCCGAGGCCGAATATCCACACGCCGAGCGGCGCACCGATGGCCATCGCGCCGTAAGTCACCACCCCGCTCCACGAAATCACTTTGCCGATATGCAGGGAGCCGACCACGCCGATGCCCCACAGCGTCGAGCCGGTACCTGCAAAGCTTTGCCCCGCACCCAGCAGTAAACGCCCGACGCACAACAGCGCCAGACTGACCGCCGGGGAGGTATCGAACCACAGCGCCAGCAGGTAAAACAGACCGCTGAGCAGACACCCGCTCAGCCCGAGCATCACGACTTTTTTCGGTCCGACTTTATCAGCGTAGCGCCCGGCGTGCGGACGGCTCAGCAGCGTGGCGAAATATTGCAGGCTGATCACCAGCCCCGCCCAGAACGCGCTGTACCCCAGATGCTCATGCACATAGCCCGGCAAAATAGCCAGCGGCAGACCGATGGTCAGATAGTTGGCAAAGTTGAACACCAGTATGGAGAGAATACGCAGCGTGGTCTTTGACGGGCTGGCCGCAGTAAGGTCGGGGGAAGCAGGTTCAGGCATGGGAATTCGCATCTCACGAAGAAGGTTCAGGCGTGTTACGTAGCCGTAAATGAGTCTTTGACTTTATTAGCAAAAGGTTGTTTTAGCAACAAATTGAAACACCGGTTTAGGAGCCCCGGGCTGCGATCCTTCTGAATAATTAAGGATACGTCCATTTATGGATATACAAAAATAGAATCTATAGGCGTATTATTCATTCACGGAACAAATAACACAGCATTTAATTTTCCGTTAATAATTTATTTCTCAAGTATTGTCGCGCGTTAATATTGCAAAACCAGGAAGGATAAAGATAATAACCAGCCTCTCTGCCCCATTAAGGGTGATGAAATAGTCCATTTATGGACAGGCGTAATTCCTTGACAAAGATTTTACTTATTAAACTCGATAATTCATTATGAAAAAATACATGCCATTTAAATATATAAAGGTCGCACTTTATATTTTGATGAGCTTTCCTGTCTGCGCGCAAGAAGGTTTCATCCTTCCAACACTGGGCAGTCAGGATGTATTTTCAGATAAGATTCCGGCCAGTAATAATGAAAGCGTGCGTCAGACTCTCGGGAATAAATCTGCACAAGTTTTAACAAACGAAGCTCAGCAGGGTTTCCAAAACCTCAGCGTCGAAGGCGCGAAAAGTCAGCTGTATCAGTACGGAAAAGGCGCAGCGACGCAGGCCGTGCAGTCACAAGCGGAGCAATTGTTGTCGCCTTACGGTCACATCAAAACGACGCTGAATGTTGGCGATGACGGCAACCTGGACGGTTCATCACTGGATTATTTAATTCCCTGGTATGCCGGTGAAAGTAC comes from the Enterobacteriaceae bacterium Kacie_13 genome and includes:
- a CDS encoding autotransporter outer membrane beta-barrel domain-containing protein yields the protein MAISGRTKTLAAFALLFLLGRITSFALHESAATAADPAPAQNAYVTAPYLNREYGFKTVGTYLERESNAPKNRENGTWGLLSGSHNADTYDTAHHASNIWFAQIGKDLYQEERSGGGQRRAGVIATLGNQTTDTKDSALRMVGQVLSTGNISTASLGIGGYYSATTSRGAYLNIVNQNTFYREDLSTRLNAKPNGYGSTISVEVGKPFRLGENWAIEPQAQFITQHLHMDSFDTDNSHVKAIRQNSGQVRGGLRLFRQAQRDIRTLTPYFHIDMVSNVGDKSAVTVNTVEIEPPATERWLQDGIGLTANLSKRVAFFSDITHYRNLSLPGMGYEGQLGINVSFR
- a CDS encoding pirin family protein, with translation MIYLRKAQERGHASHGWLESWHTFSFADYYDANFMGFSALRVINEDFIDEGQGFGKHPHKDMEILTYVLEGTVEHQDSMGNKEQIQAGEFQIMSAGTGVTHSEYNGNKDRKLHLYQIWIIPDKKGLEPRYEQRMFDAPQGRQLVLSPDAREGSLKVFQDMELSRWALKKDEQSVYQIQAERRVWIQVVKGTVSINGQKAGPSDALAIWDETALSVHADEDSEILLFDLPPV
- a CDS encoding MFS transporter, which encodes MPEPASPDLTAASPSKTTLRILSILVFNFANYLTIGLPLAILPGYVHEHLGYSAFWAGLVISLQYFATLLSRPHAGRYADKVGPKKVVMLGLSGCLLSGLFYLLALWFDTSPAVSLALLCVGRLLLGAGQSFAGTGSTLWGIGVVGSLHIGKVISWSGVVTYGAMAIGAPLGVWIFGLGGLTLLSVCIIAVALTALLAAWRKTPVAGKAAPQIPFRQVLGKVLPYGLTLGLASTGFGVIATFITLFYDAKGWSGAAFSLTFFSAAFVGMRLLFPNCINRFGGLRVSLVCFCVEIVGLIMVFFAPTSAVAMGGAFLTGAGFSLVFPALGVVAVKKLPQENQGSALATYSAFLDLSLGVTGPLAGILMAQAGIDAIYLGSALLVLIAMALVLRLLLSKTPQETSASVRTD
- a CDS encoding PTS sugar transporter subunit IIB, yielding MKKIMLCCSAGMSTSLLVRKMKEVAAERGEEVQIEAFGASEFDEKFRDYQVVLLGPQVRYMQADLSKRAAEFHIPVETINMMDYGMQRGDNVLDFAYGLIAQEGSRV
- the gntR gene encoding gluconate operon transcriptional repressor GntR is translated as MKKKRPVLQDVADKVGVTKMTVSRYLRNPEQVSGALQEKISAALDELGYIPNRAPDILSNAKSRAIGVLLPSLTNQVFAEVLRGIESVTDIHGYQTMLAHYGYSQEREEQRLTSLLSYNIDGLILSERHHTARTLKMIEVAGIPVVEMMDCVSPCVDLAVGFNNFEAARQMTQQIIARGHRHVVYFGARQDERTIIKQQGYEQAMRESGLEPYSVMTSRSSSYSAGAELLRQAQIDWPQIDSIFCTNDDLAAGAFFECQRQGLRIPSQMAIAGFHGHNMGQAMEPPLASVLTPRERMGQISAERLLARLRGENVVPRMVDVGFTISPGGSI
- a CDS encoding PTS sugar transporter subunit IIC, which produces MSGLYQAMVNVIEKHITPLAGSVGQQRHVIAIRDGFIAALPFMIIGSFMLVFIFPPFSPDTTYGFARGWLDLSLKYREQLMLPWYLSMGVMTFFISVGIGASLGKHYKLDPIMTGLLAFMAFLLVAAPYHDKQISTQYFSGEGIFTAILTAIYAAEVYALLKRRNITIRLPKEVPTGVARSFEILIPVIVIVATLHPLNLFIQSTTGMIIPEAIMHLLAPLVSASDSLPAILISVFICQVLWFAGIHGALIVTGIMNPFWMTNLALNQTALQAGTPLPHIYLQGFWDHYLLIGGVGSTLPLAILLLCSKAVHLRTIGKMGVVPSFFNINEPILFGTPIIMNPVFFLPFTLVPMLNAVFAYTATKLGWVAQVVSLTPWTTPAPIGASWAANWAFSPVIMCLFCMVLSAVMYYPFLKAYERTLLKQEAEKATTQTAGNAVPANS
- a CDS encoding glycerol-3-phosphate dehydrogenase, with the translated sequence METKDLIVIGGGINGTGIATDAAGRGLSVLLLEAQDLACATSSASSKLIHGGLRYLEHYEFRLVSEALAEREVLLKMAPHIAFPMRFRLPHQPHLRPAWMIRAGLFLYDHLGKRTSLPASKGLKFGSESVLKPELTKGFEYSDCWVDDARLVVVNAQEVEERGGEVRTRTRVTRAWREDGMWMVEAEDIDTGKTFTWRAKGLVNATGPWVKHFFDDGLKLKSPYGIRLIKGSHIVVPRAHNQPQAYILQNEDHRIVFVIPWLDEFSIIGTTDVEYHGDPKDVKIDDKEIGYLLKVYNDHFKKQLTTEDIVWTYSGVRPLCDDESDSPQAVTRDYTLDVHDLDGKAPLLSVFGGKLTTYRKLAEHALEKLGKYYPKAGPAWTKTAVLPGGKLNGDRDTYSANLRSRFKWLPESLARRYARTYGSQTELFLSDATSIESLGEDFGHGFYEAELRYLVEKEWVSELDDAIWRRTKLGMWLDKAQQQRVAEWLQTHKQQKRHLSLAS
- a CDS encoding family 1 glycosylhydrolase: MKYQFPKEFWWGSASSAPQTEGETLSHGKSATVWDHWYSQQPTRFHGDVGPQDTSTFYKNWREDIALLKQLNHNTFRTSISWARLIPNGRGDVNPEAVTFYNQVIDEMLAQGVQPFINLFHFDMPMAMQEIGGWENREVVHAYEKYADTCFKLFGDRVKHWFTFNEPVVPVEGGYLYDFHYPNVVDFKRAATVAYHTMLAHSLAVKAYRARQQGGEIGIILNLTPSYPRSQNPADLKAANIADLMFNRSFLDPALRGEYPQELVDLLKKHDQLPACQDGDKALLQQGVVDLLGINYYQPRRIQCRDSMVNPESPFMPEWFFDNYVMPGRKMNPHRGWEIYEQGIYDILTNLRENYGNPRCFISENGMGVEHELRFEKDGRIDDDYRIEFVSGHLKWLHRALQEGSGCLGYHMWTFIDCWSWMNAYKNRYGFVQLDLDTQKRTVKKSGEWFAKIAAEHGFD
- a CDS encoding GNAT family N-acetyltransferase, which encodes MSEIVIRHAETTDAEALQHLYAQVPVYSDTLQLPYPPAALWEGRLANPSPNRFALVACIDGKLVGNLTLMIEEPWRRRHVATFGIGVDTGFQGRGVGGKLVAAALELCDKWLQIKRVELTVYADNEAAIALYKKFGFSVEGLSPCYALRNGEYVDTLHMGRIRSN
- a CDS encoding LacI family DNA-binding transcriptional regulator, producing the protein MANINDVSRLANVSKATVSRVLSGSRGVKEESRLAVMQAVETLQYKPSMIAQSLSTQSTGCIGVICAAENINQSTGYLHALEKELRLNQKYLLLRFATDAASLSHSVDEIGRGLCDAMIVIGARFALPSLPDNVITIDCLDAESARSIHFDRSFATETACQYVLQQGRRQIALINVEHSEAAGQILQGYHLALEKFLLPYDRRLVHSGEQALTQLLAQNVPFNALLVPDDATAQDALRQLALLGRAVPQAVMVFSLDSTLPPGASAVPAIAYPLETLAQRAMALLAGQFSANTGEPVRGQLCLPA